The following are encoded together in the Peromyscus leucopus breed LL Stock chromosome 1, UCI_PerLeu_2.1, whole genome shotgun sequence genome:
- the Cd2bp2 gene encoding CD2 antigen cytoplasmic tail-binding protein 2, giving the protein MPKRKVTFQGVGDEDDEDEISVPKKKLVDPVAGAGGPGSRFKGKHSLDSDEEDDDEEGSSKYDILASEDVEGQEAATLPSEGGVRITPFNLQEEMEEGHFDADGNYFLNQDAQIRDSWLDNIDWVRIKERPPDKHQVSDSEEEDSLGQTPMSAQALLEGLLELLLPRETVAGALRRLGARGGGKGDSKGTGRPSSPQRLDRLSGLADQMVARGNLGVYQETRERLAMRLKGLGCRTQGSHDPTPPPSLDMFAEEVTEGELETPTPAHKGEAESVGDGLMDVMWEYKWENTGDAELYGPFTSAQMQTWVSEGYFPDGVYCRKLDPPGGQFYNSKRIDFDLYT; this is encoded by the exons ATGCCAAAGAGGAAAGTGACTTTCCAAGGTGTGGGAGATGAGGATGATGAAGATGAAATCAGTGTCCCCAAAAAGAAG CTGGTGGACCCTGTGGCTGGAGCAGGGGGTCCTGGGAGCCGCTTCAAAGGCAAACACTCTTTGGACAGTGACGAGgaggatgatgatgaggagggGTCCAGCAAGTACGATATCCTGGCCTCCGAGGATGTAGAAG GTCAGGAAGCAGCTACTCTCCCTAGTGAGGGAGGTGTGAGGATCACACCCTTCAACCtacaggaagagatggaggaaggccACTTTGACGCTGACGGCAACTACTTCCTGAACCAGGATGCGCAGATCCGAGACAGCTGGTTGGACAACATTGACTGG GTGAGGATCAAGGAACGGCCACCTGACAAGCACCAGGTGTCAGACTCGGAGGAGGAAGACAGCCTGGGTCAGACTCCAATGAGTGCCCAGGCCCTCCTGGAGGGACTGTTGGAGCTGCTGTTGCCAAGAGAGACAGTAGCCGGAGCTCTTAGACGCCTGGGGGCCCGAGGAGGGGGCAAAGGGGACAGCAAGGGGACCGGGCGGCCCAGCTCCCCACAGCGCCTGGACCGGCTCTCAGGGTTGGCCGATCAGATGGTGGCCCGAGGCAACCTCGGTGTATACCAGGAGACAAGGGAACGGCTGGCCATGCGACTGAAGGGCTTGGGGTGTCGGACCCAGGGCTCCCACGACCCCACGCCTCCACCCTCCCTGGACATGTTTGCCGAGGAAGTGACCGAGGGGGAGCTGGAAACCCCAACCCCTGCCCATAAAGGAG AAGCAGAGTCGGTGGGAGATGGTCTGATGGATGTGATGTGGGAGTATAAGTGGGAGAATACAGGGGACGCAGAGCTGTACGGACCGTTCACCAGCGCCCAGATGCAG ACTTGGGTGAGTGAAGGCTACTTCCCGGATGGTGTCTATTGCCGGAAGCTGGACCCTCCAGGCGGTCAGTTCTACAATTCCAAACGCATTGATTTTGATCTCTACACATGA